AATTTCCAGCTTTCTGACTTCTCTTAAATATCAGACCATATAGTGGCACTGGGCACTTCAGGGCAAAAATAGCAATGACTGAGAAGCAGCTTGTTTCTTTAGGAGGGCAATCTGTGTTCAGTGTACCAGGGTCCCCACCTGTaccacttcatttatttatgtcatcTGTGTGGCCCCTGTAGGACCTGAGTTTGTGACCCTTGAAACATTCACAGAAATAACCTAATTAAATCCATTCTCATAACCAGTTAGTCATGGATGAAATCATGAACAGATGGTTTAAGGTGAACATATGTTGTTGATCTGTTTCTCTTACTTCATTAACTGTTTTGCCAGCATTTTAAACCGTCTAATTATATGTCACAAACTATAACTGGAGCAGCAGTTTACAAGGGGATAATCTAGGGTTTGgctgaacttttatttttaaatttcaaatgacaGCTGCTTTGAGGTTTGATCTGCAGTTCAAAGTAGAATTTTAACAGCTTAGTATTATAATATAGGTGAGTCTTAGGCATGTTCCAAATGCCATACTTGACACATTGTTGTGATGTCATAGGAAAAATGTCATAGGAAATGACATCATAGGAAATGACATCTTGTGATATCATAGGAAAGCACCACTGATGTGGGGTTTTTACAACATACAGTTACACAGAATAAAACACCTGCCATGAAATGTCACCATGAGTGATATATTAGAGGCAGACAAAGACCTTAGAGACATGCTGTTAGCCCTGTGAAGCTTCCAGAGTTCTCTGAAGGCTTCACAAACTCTTTCCCTCATTCTCCATGCCCAAGAGAAGGAAAGTTGCTATGGATAAACCTAAGatgagggaaaaaatggagaCATATTAATAGAAGGGGGTCATCTTAGCACAagattataaataatattgtttGGGAACTAAGCTTTTCTCTTTTGGGAGGGTCCTTTTTTGGGCAGGGCTgcatagttgctttgcaatgctgtgttagtttctgctatgccACCAAGTACATCAGCTAtacgtgtacatatatcccctaccTTTTGgaaccccttccctctcccccatcctaCCTTTCCAGGTCACTGTAGAGTGCCAgcgagctccctgtgctatgcagctgCTTCCCGCTAGCTAtatgttttacacatggcagtacAAATACATCAATCCACACCCCCCAATTCATCCTCACTCCCTCTTCCCCATTTCCACATGACTGGTCaccacatctgcatctctattcctgccctgcaaatagattcatctgtaccatttttctagattccacatacatgcattaatatacaatatttgtttctctttttatctttttaatttctagagTTCCCTTTTCCTCAGATCAGAGGGTTAGTATCTGGAGGCCTGGGATTAAGTTGTGGGTGTACAGAAAGGTGGCCCATGTTTGGTATATTTCAGTGAAGGCTGTCAATCAGAAGCATAAATTTTAACTACATGATTCCATATGGCCTAGACTAGGTCACTAAGCCAGAAGGTCCTCATATAGAGATTTAAGGTTAAAGTATTTCTATGTCTGTGCAAACAGAGGACCTTACAAGTGTGGCTATGGCCATGGTGGGTGACTGGTCAAAGAACTGGGGACCTTGGGTTCAAAGACAGATATTACCTTGACATTACTAGTAGAAGCCTTCTCATATATCTGGCTTTGAGCCTAGTCATCTTCAACCCACTGTCCAATTCATCATCCACTAGGCCATATAGACAGTGGTTTAGTGTCTTAGAGAGAGTCAACAGAGCAAATGTCTCTTAGCATTCCATTTGAGAAATAGACAACCATCTCCTACACAACAAGTGATTCAAGTTCACTCTTGGGACCTGTAACCTGGTGAGCTACTGAATCAATAACATACCATGTATGAAAATGATCAAAATCATCATGGATAAGCATGGCGATGAAGATCCCAAAATTTAGTCTAGCATTTCTCACTTGCCTGGAGTCAGAATGAATCTAGTGCAATTACAAAAGGATGGATAAAAATAACAGCGACGGTAGTCACAGGGAAATGATGAATGCGTAGGGAGAGGGAAgttactttttcttcttgatgaattCACAGACAAAGTACATGGTAAGATGGCACTCGGTGTCATTCCATCTGCCTGAGCTCAGCATCTCCACACAGTCCTCGTGGCCATAGGGGTCGCTGGGCTCACCCTCCTTCCAGTTGCTGTAGTTCCGCAGGGGAGTGTTGTCAGTGAACACATACTGACCCTCCCTCTCAAGGTCGTTCACCCCGATGAACACCCGGAAGAAGCCACTCTTGGCGACGTAGTCAGCCAGCAGCGTGTTGGCAGCTTCGTCCTTGGGCATGGCTAGCATGCCACCCCGGATGCGGCAGTGGGTCAGGGATTCCCTGTagttcttctcctcctgcacgaTGTAGTAGAATTTCTCTTCGGTTTCCCTAATCCCTGCTATGACTTCGCAGTGAGGAAAAGAAGAACGTGATTATCTGTCTCAAACAGAGAAAAGCTGAGTATGTAATGTTGCtagatttaaattaatttattcaagaTTTAACAATTCTCTTGCCTATCACGAGGTAGGCACTGCTTCTGTGTTTTGCCCGCCTTTGTAGTTGTCTGATGGAGAACCAACTCCTGTCATTGGTCCTCCCCTGTCTTTTCCTCCTTTACTTCCCACACAACGTGAAGCAGAGAGCTGTTTGGACAAAGATGTATTATATGAACTGTCACCCAGCTCATCTCAGACAATCTTTCCCCCCCTTGTTTATGCTTTTGCCACCCTTACAGTTCCATGAACAtgcccttctctcttccccttctatGCCTTTCATGCCTGGAAAGTCTTCTTAGCGCTTCATCTGGCAAACTCCTACCCATCCTTTAGATTTTAGTCAAAATGCTTTCTTCTATAAGAGCCTTTCCAATGCCCCTGGACAGAGACAGGGGCTATTGTGCTTTCTCCCTTATGTTCCATGGACCCCTTCACTTCATAGCACTCAACACATTTTAGCCTAATTGTGTATCTCTTAAGCTTGTGAACATCCTAAGGCCCATGACCATGTCCTTGTCACTCTGGCGTCTCAGTGCCTGCAACAGTGCGGGGTAGTGGTAAAGGCTTATTGGACTGATACAGAAACAATACAGAATCTCATCCACTTCTGGCCAGATTTCTAGATTGTAAATATATGTATCAATTGAGATGGTCTATACTTCActtctggactgcaaggagatcaaatcagtcaatcctaaaggaaatcaatcctgaatattcattggaaagactgatgctgaagctgaagctccaatagtttgaccacctgatgtgaagagccgactcatttgaaaagaccctgatgatgggaaagattgaaggcaagaggagaagagggccatagagaatgagatggttggatgacatcagtgaatccatggacatgagtttgagcaagctccgggagacagtgaaggacagggaagactggtgtgctgcagtccatggggtcgcaaggaattGGACAGGATTTAgcaaactgaacaacaacacatacTTCACTTCGGGTACATAAAGTAGATTGAGCTTCTGAGTAAGATTCAGGACGGAATTAGGAAGTCAGTATCATCCCAAGATCATGATACGCTATATATATTTAGGGCTTTGTGGtccaaacacacaaacatacacacatatatatgtatatatacacttcaGGGCCTATAagttaaaatttacaaataaaactatGAGTAGTCAAATGT
Above is a genomic segment from Odocoileus virginianus isolate 20LAN1187 ecotype Illinois chromosome 15, Ovbor_1.2, whole genome shotgun sequence containing:
- the COLEC10 gene encoding collectin-10 isoform X5 produces the protein MGAFGARVRRNQFILLVFFLLQIQSLGLDLDSRPTTEVCATHTISPGPKGVKGELGDAGDQGNIGKTGPIGKKGDKGEKGLPGIPGGKGKAGTVCDCGRYRKVVGQLDISVARLKASMKFVKNVIAGIRETEEKFYYIVQEEKNYRESLTHCRIRGGMLAMPKDEAANTLLADYVAKSGFFRVFIGVNDLEREGQYVFTDNTPLRNYSNWKEGEPSDPYGHEDCVEMLSSGRWNDTECHLTMYFVCEFIKKKK
- the COLEC10 gene encoding collectin-10 isoform X8 — its product is MGPKGVKGELGDAGDQGNIGKTGPIGKKGDKGEKGLPGIPGGKGKAGTVCDCGRYRKVVGQLDISVARLKASMKFVKNVIAGIRETEEKFYYIVQEEKNYRESLTHCRIRGGMLAMPKDEAANTLLADYVAKSGFFRVFIGVNDLEREGQYVFTDNTPLRNYSNWKEGEPSDPYGHEDCVEMLSSGRWNDTECHLTMYFVCEFIKKKK